The window CGAcacctctgatgccctgatgtgtcgGGCCTTCCAAACTACCTTCAGAGGACCGGCACGGGCGTGGTTCAGCCGACTGCGACCGTCCTTGATCTCTTCCTTTGATCAGCTTGCAAGAGAGTTCTAGCAAAGCTTCCTAGCTAGCGTGCGACCTCAACCTTCCATGGCCACACTGCTCACATTATCCCAATACGAAGACGAATCACTTTCTCAATTCATGGCGCACTTCATCGCTGAAGTTTGGGGGTTCTCAGATGCTCATCCCTATTTGATCATGCAGGCATTTTTGATGGGCCTAAGACCctcgaggttcttctggtcgctgatTAAGAAGCTACCCgcaaccatccccgagatgctctagTGCGCCAACCAGTATATCGTTGCTGAAACCCTGATGACAGGAAGGCGCGAGGATAGCAAGAGGCCGAGAGTGGAGTCGGCCCAAGGAGCAACTTTGACACCACCGGTACAACCCTGCAGGAGGCCCGACCGACCCGAGCAGCTACTCCCGAGGCCTCTACCTCTCCCCCTGAACACATCTCGTACCGAGATCTTCCTTCAGATCAGGGAGAAAGGTCTCCTGCGACAACCCAACCCCTTAAAGACTACTCACAAAGACCGATCTAAATATTGCATGTTCCATCGGGACTATGGCCATGACACAGAAGACTGCCACGACCTCCGAAATCAGATTGAGGAATTAATTTGGAGAGGTCACCTCGGGCACTACCTCAAGGAACCGATGGAAGCATCCCTGCATCCCAGGGGCCCTGTCGAGAAACAAATCGATGTCATCATCGATGGACCGATGGTCGGTGGTAGTAGCACGACCACAAGGAAGGCCTACACCCGCAGCATAGTGGAGAAATGCCCCAGACCCGAGTTCGAGCTCGACATCACCTTCGGAACCGAAGAGGTCGAACGTTCCCACCATGacgatgctttggtgatctccatccgGATCGCCAACGCTCAGGTAAAAAGAGTAATGGTCAACACCGGGAGTTCTGTCGACATGCTATACCTCGACGCCTTCAAAAAGCTCAGCCTAACTGATGGGGACCTCACCCTTATGGGGTCGGCGCTCATCGGGTTCATGGGAgattccatctccccgctcgGGACAACCATCCTCCCTGTCACTATCGAGGAAGAACCGAGAGACAAGACAATAATGACTACCTTCATAGTAGTCGATCTACCCTCGACTTACAACGTCATCCTCGATCGCCCAACACTCAACAAACTGAAAGCAGTGGTTTCCACCTACCACCGGGCCATCAAATTTCCAACTTCGGCAGGGGTCAGGGAATCCCGAAGTGATGCGGGAGAATCAAGGCAGTGCTACCTTATAGCGGTCACTCTCCTGGAGAAGTCGTGCCCTCGTCAAGTCCCGGATCCCCGTGAGGAAGCCGGGACACCGATGCACCTGGAGCCCCTTGAGCAACTCACCGAGGTACCCTTGAAGAGGAACTGACCCGACTTGACCAAGAAAATTGGGACAACACTCCCAGAAGCAAACCAACTCTAGCTCATCGATTTCCTAAAGGAAAATTCCGATGTGTTtgctgctagtcatatgtgcctagcaagccaatcacgtgagtgatggtacgtgtgacttaatatagaatctttttgcttattatattttggcatatatcactttataactattgcataaatgcatacatatattgtgatatccttggatttgtgcaatggatatcggatcatgatgagatcacgatagtgagatcgattcacctttaaacacatatcctaaataatcccggtcataggttactcgagagggatatcgtgataaccggacagactggtgtgctgtatacccgtccatatgatgg of the Musa acuminata AAA Group cultivar baxijiao chromosome BXJ2-10, Cavendish_Baxijiao_AAA, whole genome shotgun sequence genome contains:
- the LOC135626032 gene encoding uncharacterized protein LOC135626032, translating into MTGRREDSKRPRVESAQGATLTPPVQPCRRPDRPEQLLPRPLPLPLNTSRTEIFLQIREKGLLRQPNPLKTTHKDRSKYCMFHRDYGHDTEDCHDLRNQIEELIWRGHLGHYLKEPMEASLHPRGPVEKQIDVIIDGPMVGGSSTTTRKAYTRSIVEKCPRPEFELDITFGTEEVERSHHDDALVISIRIANAQVKRVMVNTGSSVDMLYLDAFKKLSLTDGDLTLMGSALIGFMGDSISPLGTTILPVTIEEEPRDKTIMTTFIVVDLPSTYNVILDRPTLNKLKAVVSTYHRAIKFPTSAGVRESRSDAGESRQCYLIAVTLLEKSCPRQVPDPREEAGTPMHLEPLEQLTEVPLKRN